A stretch of the Candidatus Limnocylindrales bacterium genome encodes the following:
- a CDS encoding DEAD/DEAH box helicase, whose protein sequence is MNDLSLLPSLVDAVADMGYSEPTPIQAQAIPVVLAGRDLIACAATGTGKTAAFMLPVLQLLSAGDAGRCRALVLSPTRELALQIDEQAQALGYYVGLSAAPVVGGVDMGPQERALRAGAAMVVATPGRLLDHMRFGYVDLAAVEIVILDEADRMLDMGFLPDIQRILEALPAKRQTLLFSATMSPTIRKLAGEILRDPVTVTVDRQAPAAAIVQSVCAVSQDRKTALLSRLLRREGMDSVLVFVRRKIDADRLARAVTRGGVRATSIHSDRSQEARIAALDGFRSGEFPVLIATDVAARGLDVSGISHVINFDVPHSSEDYIHRAGRTARAGAAGDVITFVAPEEEERLREIERALGMKLPRREVAGSAPAARSADDVPTAASAPASAASNATAAHGRAAAPHGQDRPRRRRRRRSSAA, encoded by the coding sequence ATGAACGACCTTTCCCTTCTGCCCAGCCTCGTCGATGCCGTTGCCGACATGGGCTACAGCGAGCCGACGCCGATCCAGGCCCAGGCCATCCCGGTCGTCCTTGCCGGACGCGATCTGATCGCCTGCGCGGCAACCGGCACCGGCAAGACCGCCGCCTTCATGCTTCCCGTCCTGCAGCTCCTGTCCGCCGGCGATGCCGGCCGCTGCCGTGCCCTCGTGCTGTCCCCGACCCGCGAGCTCGCGCTGCAGATCGACGAGCAGGCGCAGGCGCTCGGCTACTACGTCGGCCTCAGCGCCGCACCCGTGGTCGGCGGCGTGGACATGGGGCCGCAGGAGCGCGCGCTGCGCGCCGGCGCGGCGATGGTCGTTGCCACGCCGGGCCGGCTGCTCGATCACATGCGCTTCGGCTACGTCGACCTGGCCGCCGTCGAGATCGTCATCCTCGACGAGGCCGACCGCATGCTCGACATGGGTTTCCTGCCCGACATCCAACGCATCCTCGAGGCGCTTCCTGCCAAGCGCCAGACGCTGCTGTTCTCGGCGACGATGTCGCCGACGATCCGCAAGCTCGCCGGCGAGATCCTGCGCGACCCGGTCACCGTCACCGTGGACCGGCAGGCACCGGCAGCGGCGATCGTGCAAAGCGTGTGCGCCGTCTCCCAGGATCGCAAGACCGCGCTGCTGTCGCGGCTGCTGCGGCGCGAGGGGATGGATTCGGTGCTGGTCTTCGTGCGGCGCAAGATCGACGCCGATCGCCTGGCACGCGCCGTCACTCGCGGCGGCGTTCGCGCCACCAGCATCCATTCGGACCGCAGCCAGGAGGCGCGCATCGCCGCGCTCGACGGATTTCGCAGCGGAGAGTTTCCGGTGCTCATCGCCACCGACGTGGCGGCACGCGGCCTGGACGTCAGCGGCATCTCGCACGTCATCAACTTCGACGTTCCGCATTCGAGCGAGGACTACATCCACCGCGCCGGCCGCACGGCACGCGCGGGCGCGGCCGGCGACGTGATCACGTTCGTGGCGCCGGAGGAGGAAGAGCGGCTGCGCGAGATCGAGCGCGCCCTCGGGATGAAGCTGCCTCGGCGCGAGGTGGCGGGGTCCGCGCCGGCAGCGAGATCGGCGGATGACGTGCCAACAGCGGCGAGTGCGCCTGCATCGGCAGCCTCGAATGCGACCGCTGCGCACGGCCGAGCCGCAGCGCCACACGGCCAGGACCGGCCGCGGCGGCGCCGAAGGCGACGTTCGTCGGCAGCGTAG
- a CDS encoding biotin/lipoyl-containing protein: MLDKDLRPGRFHESDSPWLRSLSLADIKCLIVGRGPVRKEAMDVFDEMGIREYGILLSEKDSIVYPKCLAPELRGFRFPHNIHRVPEYMGSGQEEKTRRIHEIIEIAVSNGYTHIFAGYGFMAEDAEFVQAIERSGVRFMGPSSHVALSAGAKDQAKKLARSIGVSVTPGVDNPSALALVRKVKDAAGLAALAKKHGLEVKLDAKAALEESAEAVLQAGYARLVELVTIEDLQDEAEMRCREIWQDNPGRRLRFKYIGGGGGKGQRVISEPAQVRAAVMDILAESKVVAPGANRNFLIELNVESTRHNEIQLIGNGSWCISLGGRDCSVQMHEQKLVEVSLTDEQLAHEIETMRAAGRSTTVEMLEADRRVLARMESEGEKFGQAVHLDSVSTFEVIVESDRHYFMEVNTRIQVEHRVTEMVYRLKFTNPDDPSEHFYLDSLVEAMALLSVHGARLQKPERVVRHVAGGEVRINATNAALQPHAGGVIVSWSPPVADEIRDDQGIGIPNPDTRTFIHYNLAGAYDSNIALTITHGTSRGDMLARLADILRRTELRGYDLETNLDVHYGLLSWMLGHEPLVKPTTQFMNFYLASIGALSKVARDLDLEHAWSAMLARHKDARATLELKKTLLLRPMQMLLEDAHLLAGFIGRFCGEHFARDGEAYRFVGNPVDTLGELYHYLNLEQRPGRPASEMIWDHDAEILTQAREFYAAVESLLGTDDYTAVDAALRAGKAPAGLPADRFDACKAAHAGFQLGLPILLLLPALGRQTRFDEICVNDRLEPVFPDVFTDPATRADLQKLLAPAPTASSDEIITPVGGMFYAREAPHLPPLAAEGMHFEAGQPLFVIEVMKMFNKISVPFSGTITKILLDDGDGKIVKKGEAIFKIEPDEKRVVESPAEIAARRKALTEELLAAIA, encoded by the coding sequence ATGCTCGACAAGGACCTGCGCCCCGGACGTTTCCACGAATCCGACTCGCCCTGGCTGCGCTCGCTGTCGCTGGCCGACATCAAGTGCCTGATCGTCGGTCGCGGGCCCGTGCGCAAGGAAGCCATGGACGTCTTCGACGAGATGGGGATCCGCGAGTACGGCATCCTGCTCTCGGAGAAGGACTCGATCGTCTATCCCAAGTGCCTGGCGCCCGAGCTGCGCGGCTTTCGCTTCCCGCACAACATCCATCGCGTGCCCGAGTACATGGGCTCGGGACAGGAAGAGAAGACCCGGCGCATACACGAGATCATCGAGATCGCGGTATCCAACGGGTACACGCACATCTTTGCCGGCTACGGCTTCATGGCCGAGGACGCCGAGTTCGTGCAGGCCATCGAGCGCTCCGGCGTCCGCTTCATGGGGCCGTCCTCGCACGTGGCGCTGAGCGCGGGCGCCAAGGATCAGGCCAAGAAGCTGGCACGCAGCATCGGCGTCTCGGTCACGCCCGGCGTCGACAATCCCTCGGCGCTGGCGCTCGTGCGCAAGGTCAAGGACGCGGCCGGTCTGGCGGCGCTGGCGAAGAAGCACGGCCTCGAGGTCAAGCTCGACGCCAAGGCCGCGCTCGAAGAGAGCGCCGAGGCGGTGCTGCAGGCGGGCTACGCCAGGCTCGTCGAGCTGGTGACCATCGAGGACCTGCAGGACGAGGCCGAGATGCGCTGCCGCGAGATCTGGCAGGACAATCCGGGTCGCCGCCTTCGCTTCAAGTACATCGGCGGCGGCGGCGGCAAGGGCCAGCGCGTGATCTCGGAGCCGGCCCAGGTTCGCGCGGCGGTGATGGACATCCTGGCCGAGTCCAAGGTGGTGGCGCCGGGCGCCAACCGCAACTTCCTCATCGAGCTCAACGTCGAGAGCACCCGCCACAACGAGATCCAGCTCATCGGCAACGGAAGCTGGTGCATCTCGCTCGGCGGCCGCGACTGCTCGGTGCAGATGCACGAGCAGAAGCTGGTGGAGGTCTCGCTGACCGACGAGCAGCTCGCGCACGAGATCGAGACGATGCGCGCCGCCGGCCGTTCAACGACCGTTGAGATGCTCGAGGCCGACCGCCGCGTGCTGGCGCGCATGGAGAGCGAGGGCGAGAAGTTCGGGCAGGCCGTGCACCTGGACAGCGTCTCGACCTTCGAGGTGATCGTCGAGTCCGACCGTCACTACTTCATGGAGGTGAACACTCGCATCCAGGTGGAGCATCGCGTGACCGAGATGGTCTACCGCCTGAAGTTCACCAATCCCGACGATCCCTCCGAGCATTTCTACTTGGACAGTCTTGTCGAGGCGATGGCGCTGCTGTCCGTGCACGGCGCCAGGCTGCAGAAGCCCGAGCGCGTGGTGCGGCACGTGGCCGGCGGCGAGGTGCGCATCAACGCCACCAACGCGGCGCTGCAGCCGCACGCCGGCGGCGTAATCGTTTCGTGGTCGCCGCCGGTGGCCGACGAGATCCGCGACGATCAGGGCATCGGCATTCCCAACCCCGACACCCGCACGTTCATTCACTACAACCTGGCCGGCGCCTATGACTCCAACATCGCCCTGACGATCACGCACGGCACCTCGCGCGGGGACATGCTGGCGCGCCTGGCCGACATCCTGCGCCGCACCGAGCTTCGCGGCTACGACCTCGAGACCAACCTCGACGTTCACTACGGCCTGCTGAGCTGGATGCTGGGCCACGAGCCGCTGGTCAAGCCGACCACGCAGTTCATGAACTTCTACCTGGCCAGCATCGGCGCCCTGAGCAAGGTCGCACGCGACCTCGACCTCGAGCACGCGTGGAGCGCCATGCTCGCGCGTCACAAGGACGCGCGAGCGACGCTGGAGCTGAAGAAGACGCTTCTGCTGCGCCCGATGCAGATGCTGCTGGAGGACGCGCACCTGCTGGCCGGCTTCATCGGCCGCTTCTGCGGCGAGCACTTCGCCCGCGACGGCGAGGCCTACCGCTTCGTCGGCAACCCCGTCGATACGCTCGGCGAGCTCTACCACTACCTCAACCTCGAGCAGCGGCCGGGGCGACCCGCTTCCGAGATGATCTGGGACCACGACGCCGAGATCCTGACGCAGGCGCGGGAATTCTACGCGGCCGTCGAGAGCCTGCTCGGCACCGACGACTACACGGCGGTGGACGCCGCGCTGCGCGCCGGCAAGGCGCCCGCCGGTCTTCCGGCCGATCGCTTCGATGCGTGCAAGGCCGCGCACGCCGGGTTCCAGCTCGGCCTGCCGATCCTGCTGCTGCTGCCGGCGCTGGGACGTCAGACCCGCTTCGACGAAATCTGCGTCAACGACCGCCTCGAGCCGGTCTTCCCCGACGTCTTCACCGACCCCGCCACGCGCGCCGACCTGCAGAAGCTGCTCGCGCCGGCGCCGACGGCCAGCTCCGACGAGATCATCACTCCGGTCGGCGGCATGTTCTACGCGCGCGAGGCGCCGCATCTTCCGCCCCTTGCCGCCGAAGGCATGCACTTCGAGGCCGGCCAGCCGCTGTTCGTCATCGAGGTCATGAAGATGTTCAACAAGATCTCGGTGCCGTTCTCCGGAACGATCACGAAGATCCTGCTCGACGACGGCGACGGCAAGATCGTCAAGAAGGGCGAGGCCATCTTCAAGATCGAGCCGGATGAGAAGCGCGTGGTCGAGTCGCCGGCCGAGATCGCGGCGCGGCGAAAGGCGCTGACGGAGGAGCTGCTGGCCGCCATCGCCTGA
- a CDS encoding carboxyl transferase domain-containing protein: MGRDLIAKPFASGGIRRVMTQHEKQRMTVWERIKVLTDSEPNLFWHNWGPNLDGASIVTGIITVKGRDVAVYGHDFTLRAGSMDATNGAKLARLIYMAGEHGIPLIGMNDSAGAFVPAGVGGLDGYSEAFTALRKISGMVPSIMCMFGFNAGGGSYLPRQGSFMIQCEGTFFGLTGPGVVKSVLGEDISADDLGGPRVHGQSGVVDLVTNDELGSLRTAIRLLSYLPDNNKSGAPFAPTSDPIERFTVEEDILFRKTFSGPAGFNTPLDITLYLQQICDHGEYFEIQPQRARNMITAFGRLGGHVVGFVANNSAVASGQIDIAAATKGTRFIRFCNLYNIPLIFIEDTTGFLPGSAQEHNGIVLAGRKLLDSIIDVRTPRITLIIRNAFGGAYAAYNSHFVGADLVLALPTARIAVMGPAGREYVYKDELTAIQKNYQAAIKAGASAEEAARERDQALAQVSQKYERELMNPKEALSLGSVSGIVMPGTTRRVLAKNLLYLMSKYQPSPMSGVQREFE, translated from the coding sequence ATGGGCCGCGACCTAATCGCAAAGCCCTTCGCCTCCGGCGGCATCCGCCGCGTCATGACGCAGCACGAAAAGCAGCGCATGACCGTCTGGGAGCGGATCAAGGTCCTGACCGACTCCGAGCCCAACCTGTTCTGGCACAACTGGGGCCCCAACCTGGACGGCGCTTCCATCGTCACCGGGATCATCACGGTCAAGGGCCGCGACGTGGCGGTCTACGGACACGACTTCACCCTGCGGGCCGGGTCCATGGACGCCACCAACGGCGCCAAGCTGGCCCGCCTCATCTATATGGCCGGCGAGCACGGCATCCCGCTGATCGGCATGAACGACTCGGCCGGCGCCTTTGTCCCGGCCGGCGTCGGCGGCCTGGACGGCTACTCGGAGGCCTTCACGGCCCTGCGCAAGATCAGCGGCATGGTCCCGTCGATCATGTGCATGTTCGGGTTCAACGCCGGCGGCGGCTCCTACCTGCCGCGCCAGGGCTCGTTCATGATCCAGTGCGAGGGCACCTTCTTTGGCCTGACCGGCCCGGGGGTGGTCAAGAGCGTCCTCGGCGAGGACATCAGCGCCGACGATCTTGGCGGCCCGCGCGTGCACGGTCAGAGCGGCGTCGTGGACCTGGTCACCAACGACGAGCTCGGCTCGCTGCGCACGGCCATCCGCCTGCTCTCCTACCTGCCCGACAACAACAAGAGCGGGGCTCCCTTCGCGCCGACCTCCGATCCAATCGAGCGCTTCACGGTCGAGGAGGACATCCTGTTCCGCAAGACCTTCTCGGGCCCGGCCGGCTTCAACACGCCGCTCGACATCACGCTGTACCTTCAGCAGATCTGCGACCACGGCGAGTACTTCGAGATCCAGCCGCAGCGCGCTCGCAACATGATCACCGCCTTCGGGCGCCTGGGCGGCCACGTGGTCGGCTTCGTCGCCAACAACTCGGCGGTTGCCTCGGGACAGATCGACATCGCTGCGGCCACCAAGGGCACGCGCTTCATCCGCTTCTGCAACCTCTACAACATCCCGCTGATCTTCATCGAGGACACCACCGGCTTCCTGCCCGGCAGCGCGCAGGAGCACAACGGCATCGTGCTGGCCGGCCGCAAGCTGCTCGACTCGATCATCGACGTTCGCACGCCGCGCATCACCCTGATCATCCGCAACGCTTTTGGCGGTGCGTACGCGGCCTACAACTCGCACTTCGTCGGCGCCGACCTCGTGCTGGCGCTCCCGACCGCTCGCATCGCGGTGATGGGACCGGCCGGCCGCGAGTACGTCTACAAGGACGAGCTGACGGCAATCCAGAAGAACTACCAGGCAGCCATCAAGGCCGGCGCTTCGGCCGAAGAGGCCGCGCGCGAGCGCGATCAGGCGCTGGCGCAGGTCTCGCAGAAATACGAACGCGAGCTGATGAACCCGAAAGAAGCCCTCTCGCTCGGCTCGGTCTCCGGCATCGTCATGCCGGGCACCACGCGCCGGGTCCTGGCCAAGAACCTTCTGTACCTGATGAGCAAGTATCAGCCTTCGCCCATGTCCGGCGTGCAGCGGGAGTTCGAGTGA
- a CDS encoding transporter substrate-binding domain-containing protein — translation MQHNRLTAVGWFTVAVISATVSSLVAYGLVRNVAAGVPVGEEIDAYSAIRERGVLRASYYVGAPYFVLEPNTLKRSGIFYEVLEAVGAKLGLAVNWNEEVGFGDMAEGLRRGRYDVVGSGVWISADRGRHADFTVPVVFDVVSAYARTDDHRFDGDIDKANDSSITVATIDGEMAQTIAKIVLPSAHIASLPQLTEFSQMIEEVISGKADLTFLGLAAARRYQAKNPGKIRNVLPDRPVRVFPTAIMLPPDQWRLKRVLDLALGEMLDNGEIDRIVSKYEEVAGSHYRVAAPYRAPADGEDVPVSR, via the coding sequence ATGCAGCACAACCGGTTGACGGCCGTGGGTTGGTTTACGGTTGCAGTCATCTCTGCGACTGTGTCCTCTTTGGTGGCGTATGGGCTAGTCCGAAACGTTGCCGCAGGGGTTCCCGTCGGCGAGGAGATAGACGCTTACAGCGCTATCAGAGAGCGGGGCGTATTGCGGGCGAGCTACTACGTCGGCGCACCCTATTTTGTACTCGAGCCGAACACGCTGAAGAGGAGCGGCATCTTCTATGAGGTGTTGGAAGCGGTCGGGGCGAAGTTGGGCCTCGCCGTTAATTGGAATGAAGAAGTCGGATTCGGTGACATGGCCGAGGGATTACGCCGTGGTCGATACGACGTCGTCGGGTCGGGTGTCTGGATTAGTGCTGATCGTGGTCGGCACGCGGACTTCACAGTCCCTGTCGTATTCGACGTTGTGTCAGCATACGCAAGAACCGACGATCACCGCTTTGATGGTGACATTGACAAGGCCAACGACAGCAGCATCACAGTGGCCACCATTGATGGCGAGATGGCTCAGACAATAGCAAAGATCGTGCTCCCATCGGCACATATAGCAAGTTTGCCGCAATTGACAGAATTTTCGCAGATGATCGAAGAGGTAATTTCCGGAAAGGCGGATCTGACGTTCTTGGGCTTGGCCGCCGCACGCCGTTATCAGGCAAAGAACCCTGGAAAAATCCGCAACGTCCTACCCGACAGGCCGGTTCGCGTCTTCCCTACTGCGATCATGCTGCCGCCCGACCAGTGGAGATTGAAGCGCGTACTGGACCTTGCACTGGGGGAGATGCTGGATAACGGAGAGATCGATCGAATTGTATCGAAGTACGAAGAAGTGGCGGGTTCTCACTATCGCGTGGCTGCGCCCTATCGCGCGCCGGCTGATGGCGAAGATGTTCCAGTTTCTCGTTGA
- a CDS encoding ABC transporter permease subunit, producing MAKMFQFLVDHAPAFLRGLGVTAALLFIGVAAGTVLGVALSFATRNSGRSKQFLDAIALAVAATPALVVLFWLHYPAQQLAGVVIAPFWTASLCLVLLQGFAVYRIAADSISTLPKQYLLAAQVCGLDARTTFWRIEAPILLRNALPRWLDQAVVILHTTLFASLISVDETFRVAQRVNAREYHPVAIYSIVALLFVITAGPLMILSKRMQRSVFRDESER from the coding sequence ATGGCGAAGATGTTCCAGTTTCTCGTTGACCACGCGCCAGCCTTCCTCCGAGGCTTGGGCGTGACGGCTGCTTTGCTGTTTATCGGGGTCGCTGCCGGAACTGTCTTGGGCGTGGCACTGTCTTTCGCTACACGAAACTCCGGCAGGAGTAAACAATTTTTAGACGCTATCGCACTCGCTGTAGCGGCTACCCCGGCGCTGGTCGTGCTGTTTTGGTTGCACTACCCTGCTCAGCAGCTTGCCGGGGTGGTGATAGCACCTTTCTGGACGGCTTCCCTCTGTCTCGTCCTGCTCCAGGGGTTTGCCGTCTACCGCATTGCCGCCGACTCGATCTCCACGCTACCAAAACAGTATCTCCTGGCAGCTCAGGTCTGCGGCCTCGACGCTCGTACCACATTCTGGCGGATCGAGGCGCCGATTCTATTACGAAATGCGCTGCCGCGTTGGCTGGACCAAGCGGTCGTTATTCTTCACACGACCTTGTTTGCGAGTTTGATCTCTGTCGACGAAACTTTTCGAGTTGCACAACGTGTTAATGCGCGCGAGTACCATCCTGTGGCTATTTACTCGATCGTCGCGCTGCTGTTCGTCATAACGGCAGGTCCTCTGATGATCCTGTCGAAAAGGATGCAACGTTCGGTGTTCCGCGACGAGTCTGAGCGTTAA
- a CDS encoding ATP-binding cassette domain-containing protein — protein sequence MIRFSAVGKAYSGTTVLRDIDVHFPPHRLTAILGPSGSGKSTLLRLAALLEAPDSGSVEVEIDGIQFRSGGSAGPWPLLTCVFQRQFLWPHLTVRQNVETPLLRLSGAERRRRTDIVLERFGLIELATRYPNELSGGEGQRVAIARAVALGARILLLDEVQTFLDLMQQALVVELLRNLVADGVTIVCVTHSLDFARRCATSIVVLDGGRVVEDGSVELLSEPQSAFLRRVTGLA from the coding sequence ATGATCCGATTTTCGGCGGTAGGCAAGGCGTATAGCGGCACAACGGTGCTCCGAGATATTGACGTGCATTTTCCGCCGCACCGACTCACGGCGATTCTTGGCCCTAGCGGGTCAGGTAAATCCACACTGTTGCGGTTGGCTGCGCTCCTGGAAGCTCCAGACAGTGGGAGCGTGGAGGTGGAGATCGACGGCATTCAATTTCGCTCTGGCGGTAGCGCTGGCCCTTGGCCGTTGTTGACCTGTGTTTTTCAACGGCAGTTTCTTTGGCCACACCTCACAGTACGACAGAATGTTGAAACACCGCTGCTGCGACTTTCTGGCGCGGAGAGGCGGCGCCGGACCGATATCGTTCTGGAGCGCTTCGGGTTAATCGAATTGGCGACGCGCTATCCAAACGAACTCTCCGGCGGCGAAGGGCAACGAGTGGCTATCGCGAGAGCCGTGGCACTAGGCGCAAGAATCCTTTTGCTTGACGAGGTCCAGACTTTTCTTGATCTGATGCAGCAGGCGTTGGTTGTGGAGCTTTTGCGGAATTTGGTCGCGGATGGCGTAACTATCGTCTGTGTTACCCATTCTCTTGATTTTGCGAGGCGGTGCGCGACGTCGATAGTGGTGCTGGATGGTGGTCGAGTAGTCGAAGATGGGTCTGTAGAACTGCTGAGTGAGCCTCAATCGGCCTTTCTTCGAAGAGTGACCGGCCTGGCGTGA